The Thalassophryne amazonica chromosome 6, fThaAma1.1, whole genome shotgun sequence genome includes a region encoding these proteins:
- the zgc:153867 gene encoding myosin light polypeptide 6 isoform X1: protein MSDFTEDQIFEFKEAFLLYDKSGNQKITLSQCGDVMRALGLNPTNADVMKVLGNPKAEELNTTYLEFEQFLPMFQAIAKNKDQGSLEDFVEGLRVFDKEGNGTVMGAELRHVLTSLGEKMTEEEVETLLTGQEDVNGCINYEDLVKMVMSG, encoded by the exons AGTTCAAAGAGGCCTTCCTGCTGTATGACAAGTCAGGAAACCAGAAGATCACCTTGAGCCAGTGTGGCGATGTCATGCGGGCCCTGGGACTGAATCCTACCAATGCTGATGTGATGAAAGTCCTGGGGAACCCAAAGGCTGAGG AGTTAAACACCACATATTTAGAATTTGAGCAGTTCCTGCCTATGTTCCAGGCCATTGCTAAGAATAAAGATCAAGGCTCCCTGGAGGATTTTGTGGAGGGATTGCGTGTCTTTGACAAAGAGGGCAATGGAACAGTCATGGGAGCAGAACTACGTCACGTACTTACTTCACTAG GTGAGAAAATGACGGAGGAAGAAGTGGAGACGCTCTTGACAGGACAAGAAGATGTAAATGGCTGCATCAATTATGAAG ACCTGGTCAAGATGGTCatgagtggttga
- the zgc:153867 gene encoding myosin light polypeptide 6 isoform X2 → MSDFTEDQIFEFKEAFLLYDKSGNQKITLSQCGDVMRALGLNPTNADVMKVLGNPKAEELNTTYLEFEQFLPMFQAIAKNKDQGSLEDFVEGLRVFDKEGNGTVMGAELRHVLTSLGEKMTEEEVETLLTGQEDVNGCINYEVFVRNIMSA, encoded by the exons AGTTCAAAGAGGCCTTCCTGCTGTATGACAAGTCAGGAAACCAGAAGATCACCTTGAGCCAGTGTGGCGATGTCATGCGGGCCCTGGGACTGAATCCTACCAATGCTGATGTGATGAAAGTCCTGGGGAACCCAAAGGCTGAGG AGTTAAACACCACATATTTAGAATTTGAGCAGTTCCTGCCTATGTTCCAGGCCATTGCTAAGAATAAAGATCAAGGCTCCCTGGAGGATTTTGTGGAGGGATTGCGTGTCTTTGACAAAGAGGGCAATGGAACAGTCATGGGAGCAGAACTACGTCACGTACTTACTTCACTAG GTGAGAAAATGACGGAGGAAGAAGTGGAGACGCTCTTGACAGGACAAGAAGATGTAAATGGCTGCATCAATTATGAAG TTTTTGTCCGCAACATCATGTCAGCCTGA